GACGGTACCAAGTCTGCGATTGAAATGGCTGCCGTAGCCAATGCCTGTGATTTACGACCACCAGATGATGGCCTTGGTTTTCCGGCCTGTGGGGTTGATGACTTGCCTCACATACTGCGACCCAAGAGTGCTGGGGGCGTCTTGGAACACGAAGGAATGGTTGAGGTGATTTCCAGCCTTGAGCGGGACAGTCGATCGGTCTTCCGAGACTTGCGCTGGGGAGTTTATGCTGTGTTTGCTGCACCTTCTGATTATACAAAGCGTTGCTTTGCAGAATATGGTTTAAAGACAGATTCCAGTGGTTGCTACTCATCCATGTACAAACCGTATCACCTGATTGGGCTGGAGTTAGGAATTTCTGTGGCTAGTGCGGCCCTGCGTGGTGAGCCAACGGGACAAGCCACTGGATTTCGAGGTGATGTGGTGGCAGTCGCTAAGCGTGATCTGAAGGTTGGAGAGATGCTGGATGGAGAAGGTGGCTACACAGTCTGGGGGAAACTTGTGCCAGCCCAACGTTCACTTGGCTTGGGAGGACTCCCAATTGGCCTGGCTCACCGAATGGCTTTGCGCCGTCCAGTGGCTCGAGGGCAGATCGTCACTTGGGAGGATGTAGCTATTGATCAACAGGATTCGGCTGTTGTGTTCCGGCGTGAAATGGAGCAGGTCTTTCAGACTTTGAATTGAGGTTGACCCAGATTATGACCTTGAAGGTGCGAAAAAGTTCAATAAATTGACAAAAATTTCTGTATGCTAAGGATTCTTTAACTGTAACTAAATTGAAGCACTTTGATTCAGGTGAGGTATCGATTCCTTCCCTGCAAGACTAGCAGTCTCATGATTTTTGCCAAAGACAATTGATCAAGAGGGTGATGAGACTACACAGAAATCC
This genomic window from SAR324 cluster bacterium contains:
- a CDS encoding Gfo/Idh/MocA family oxidoreductase, translated to MNLYAKLQARAAQQKPIHVALIGAGKFGSMFLAQTVQTPGMHITGIADLSPERVQTNLNRIGWEPERAKASSVEEAIRTGQTFLCEDAMDLIQTEAVEVVIDATGSPAAGIRHALAAIEHGKHIVMVNVEADTLAGPLLAEKARKAGVVYSLAYGDQPALIAEIVDWARACGLPVTAAGKGTKYLPIYHEVTPDTVWQHYGLTPEAAQAGGMNPQMFNSFLDGTKSAIEMAAVANACDLRPPDDGLGFPACGVDDLPHILRPKSAGGVLEHEGMVEVISSLERDSRSVFRDLRWGVYAVFAAPSDYTKRCFAEYGLKTDSSGCYSSMYKPYHLIGLELGISVASAALRGEPTGQATGFRGDVVAVAKRDLKVGEMLDGEGGYTVWGKLVPAQRSLGLGGLPIGLAHRMALRRPVARGQIVTWEDVAIDQQDSAVVFRREMEQVFQTLN